The genomic region aaataACAGggaaaaaactaccattgcagaaaaaaaaaaatagcattactctgtcgctccatcttcatcccggtggtgtttcatcttcatccatcttcttatcttcggtCACCGACATCCTATTCATGCTGTCACCAGACGCACAttgaattttgaatgcgaggtaccctcTTTATATAGAGTAGAGTGGTAGTTTGCAGTGGGGGTGTGGCGTTTtacggttaatagtgtagaggggtaattTGCGATGGGGGTGTGtggcctttaaggggttaatttagagtAGTTTAGTGCATCTGTTTCCTCCAGGCAAGCTCTTTCAAGAAGTTTGCGTGTTAAATGCGATTGCGTTCGAGCGACATTGCCTCTCaatgctgcccatagaaaatatgaggagtgTAAATTACTGCGAGTTTGCAGAAAGAATTCATGGTAATTTaaacagcgtgccacttgtaatatggatttaagGGCAAAGAACACCGGAATCTCACAATTGCTTTTATGCTCCTCATACTAACAatagcgtgccatttgtaatctggccatagTCGGGTACAACGTGATATATGATGTGATATATTTGATGTGAGCATTgttgtttcctttcttttttaattttaacaattgTATTCATATTTCTTTAAGTAATTTGTGGCAAATTTCTTTAAACATATTTGTTGCATTTGTCACTGGATTGTTATGAATatctgtattgtatatataattagaTTAGTGGCTTCCAACTTTTAGGGTAGGGTGAATAAAAGTATTTGCAGCCTATGGAAAGGAAATTGTAAATATGTGCCCTAGATCACAAGTATGAAAATGGCCCCTCTTCCCCAAAGTCTCATAGTCACTCTCACAAATCTTCTAATCTTACCCTGAATCTCCTAATCAGGCCCCAGGGCTGCCCaatttaggcctcgcttccattgagtcgtaattcagtttgcgtgcactcgcaaaccgttaaatatgctgtcgaaagcaatagcgtttaacgactgtttccaatggcgcgttatacctcaatatcggctgccggacttcggctgccgaaaagattttcgcgtcccatagaaagtaatagaagccgttaatcgataaattataccaggtttccattgaaatcgctaaccgttaatacactgtcggaggctgtcgatacattgagacatattacccccagctcaactaggtgtaaaggaggaaaaaagagctttttgaggcctgtttctcattgaaattgaaaatcaaaaaaaaattacatatagaaatataattttatctaataataatcttctcctacatgtatatatgtatgataattgtatatatatatttgacctatataaatcatataattttaataattacttttaactgttatgataaaggctgatatatttaaatggaaaaatataataattacattcagtgtctttgaatttccgatatgtaactacatatatgttgaaattatagttcatatcaaaaataaaagtcatgagtaagtatatactttcaaactgttcattaaattaaggattagatgagatgaagataagccctcccccccatgttattcattgcaatcaccagtttcacatatgttaacaagcaacacacagctataaaaaaagagcacacctagcctaacctcagaacagatatttcaaaatgcagggtgagagagaagctgacaatgctgaagttagacagcgtaggcctgacatccccagagtgaggctggatatagaaaccctgaatgagcagcaggtgtttgaaagtttcaggctcaacagggagaaaatatatcagttatatgccctgttgcaagataggctggaaagccagggctattcaagcagggctgtccctggaatgaccaaactactaggggcacttcattttttggcttctggatcctttcaggtgacagggggcattgtaactggggtgcataagtccactctttctaagcatctttcaaaagttattgatggactttatgataattgcagaaaatttatttttttccccacatcacccagaggttggcgtgatgttaagagggacttttttcttttaggtggcatacccaatgtccttggggccattgactgcactcatattgccctaagaccccctgtgcgcagggagataatatttagaaataggaaacacttccactccttaaatgtgcagattatatgtgatgcaaacatgcgcatattaaatgttgtggcagggttcccaggaagtagccatgatgcctacatcctcaggaattctggtgtgtggagattgtttgagacaaatcaaatgcctgaaggacatctcctcggtaagtgtttatgtatatattatgatgccttcatgtgttcaatattttgacattttattgtttcattgctttataatcctttatgtatgtgtctaagggggtgaaattgattaaataaataaattgttaatcatttaaaagatatatattaactatgtcatagtaagacatatgcataacattattttatgtcatacattgctttatggaaagatgtgtgtttatctatctatctatatctatatatatatatactgtatatctatgcattcatattttagcagattctgcatatcctcttaaaaaatggatttggacaccattgaaagagaaccaggttgttgggcctgctgaattaaggtaaaatatatatttattttctgctcatgtgtgtcagaaatattgattgtgccttgcaaaatgctcactataatctgtagaaaagtaggaccagtacacacttcataggaatgtccctttaaatcactcttgggtgaatgtaggtgcaaacctggaggacctccttttccaaagtcccagtaaatgtaatgaaatagaacacacaggtagcactctatgtggagcaacagcacctttattgagcaacgtttcggggctcctgcccctttattaagctatatatctgtgtttgtgcacatacatttgttgcttgattatcttgtgtgtgtgtgtatatatcactatcacagacataacaatgttgtactgagtgcctttaaagggacagtcaaaatacaaatcatctattatcagtgaagcatttataaatctctctgcttcaatataaatatatttatatatatataaaatggattaaagatttataagatcaaaccaggaatgtagttagctcattagtatttgatttgtcttcacattatatattataatcatatttcttgttcttttaatacagatataatgaagcacatatccgaacacgtgctataatagaacgactgtttggtgttctaaaaatgcgctttcgctgcctggacagatcagggggggatctccaattcagtccggaaaaagctattaaaatcatagtggcatgttgctgtctacacaacatggcacaggagcatgggatgttgaacgacttacttccaacaccacagcccccaggtgaaatctttgagcctgatgtaattaatcatccccaacccctcaatgcccatttggagagatctgcaactattcaagaattcttttcaggtatttttatagtattgtaatgagaccttttagttatttatgattatgttttttaataatacacatttgtttcttttaatgttttacagattgaagattctcagaaatggaataccactcccctccctctctcctcatccctatatttaccacattttccctaaataaatgtatactttactcaaatatagtcatggtgaatgtttctttatttccagctatgtactaatcaatgcattcatcttatgatttatgtataacataattatctaaaatatcattttaattatattccaaatatgactttgttctcttggtataattatttaaagagcagctatgcactcctggttaataaaattgagtacatgggtgaaccaatgacagacaggatatatactgtatgttgacaacaataaacagctccaacataggttctatgctgctcctgatcttacctaaataaaactataatcaaaggatactaagaatattaagaaatataaagaatataaatatattagatttgcttttaaatatatatgttttagcaaaataatggaatttatgtcactttaaaaaaaaaaaggaagagtgtgttcacaataaaacattaatgaaccagataaatcattcaaatccaatcaacttacatatgtactcataatcaatttaatccttttatgtttcttatttcaatcatgtatttaagtttaggagccattccatttaatgctcatcacctgtggtgcacttgctgattgttgcctacatttagacaacaatcatcaagcgctccccatgtgcagattcaaaatgggtagattcctaagataacattcctgttttattaaattacagatgataattaagttaaatagattataggattacatatttaagtatataaatactgcatgctctaattcctgagttttatttttaataggctatccctttaagaaatatatcagatgctcatttcaaagagacaaatccagatataatataatccttaaaataaagatacattatcaatacatacaatcccctgagattgcacacttgaatggcatggttacctcatagaaaataatatagaaaaataagtcaaaggaaaaaatctttttatcatgaagatgagttttattattacagatttaccctcattcaaatgtaattttcaatgtgaaaatcatatttattcaatacaaaacgatgacacattaaagttataatgcgtcatagtactaatatttataaaatatatgtaatgtcatgtctgctaaagcagataatacatttgcaatatttagactattaaccaaaatacataagtgcttaatatgacatacttcaagagatatgaagtattgtctttaacatggagttattgaaacaatttaaaagtgcattgtgcattggtcccagggagagtctgtgtctgttcatatgatgtcaattaaaatgtattaatcacctctatatcatggcaatcacatatatgttgtgtatacaccagtgcttaaatatcataaagatacatttatctaattattctaaatattgaataataatcttgacaaaaaggagtgcattagtcatgataggtattagtcatgataggtatatatttcagatattacattccacataggactataatgaatgcaaggtatttggccatatcaacaggaaggaatatttacttttcaactcttctataactgtataagccttattagcttcatctgaaggagcaaacaacatatgcttgtggaatataaatcataacatttacacatgtcacgttgaccaatgttagatagcatatactgtataaatttcagacacgtatccccaagtattcttaaacggcataatatcctcaataaaaggacacatacatttatcaacaatttacacctgcatattaattgacatcatgtgaaataaaaatgaataaagctgttaatgtttttgaaaataaacagctattaaaacaattttgaaatatattttctaattttgattagaaaaatatatgcatatttatgagatggaaatcacacttaagaaagtgcttcataaaaaaattagatattatatatcttgaaagaatttaaaaagaaaaatacttcttaatgcttgcggcgggatttggcctttggaggagaggtacttgggatggaagtgtggcgtcttgggcgacgcacaccagctggctgggaggctaaaagatgtgattcagggtcctgcagggagataacggaggatgcgagtgaggagggagtttgcggcctatctgcaaccctctccactgcctctgccaggcggacgagtgcagcattatgtatgtccatctggctctgtagcctcctgaaatcctgctgctgctggagcctagtaagtctaagctccctgtgaatgagcctcagtagagcatcctgctgggactgcgcggggatattggattccatggggggcacttgtggctgtataggtgtctccggcacatattcctggctctgtgtgaggttgtcgtcactcagtcttggggactgtgtgggtggctcaatatccaattgaggacagacattggtggggggtggtggtgattgttgtggtggtggtagtggtggcggcatttgttgtgccatgggagggtgctgaatgtgttgttgaggtggcatatagtacatatgctgcggtggaggatgcatctgctgatgctgtggtgatggaggatgcatctgctgatggtgtggtgatggaggatgcatctgctgatgctgtggtgatgaaggaggcatctgctgatgctgtggtgatggaggatgcatctgctgatgctgtggtgatggaggatgcatctgctgatgctgtggtgatgaaggaggcatctgctgatgctgtggtggtggaggatgcatctgctgatgctgtggtgatgaaggaggcatctgccgatgctgtggtggtggaggatgcatctgataatgctgcgttggaggatgcatctgataatgctgcgttggaggatgcatctgataatgctgcgttggaggatgcatctgataatgctgcgttggaggatgcatctgataatgctgcgttggaggatgcatctgataatgctgtggtggtggaggctgcatctgatgatatgtcctcccagatgaatatggggatgggccaggaacattttcaacctcataggccagtggctgttgctcatctccttcaagtatgctgaggtaggagtatccagcttcaataacatccccctcctcctcctcactgaattccggaacatcactggcctccggtcttgttgaggactcatactcatgttccaattctgaaaaataaattgtaattataaattaatctgatgaaacatctaacatttgaaaatcaattttatagatatagttttatatatatatatataatttctgtatgaacttaaacatatttaaccagaggtgtatatttaaagattgtgcctctaagcgactctttgtattacacatagtccatatatatgatatagatagaaagaatttaaatctatacccttgcttgtttgagcagatagccactccagaaatcaggatgaatatatccactacaactatgttaagatgccattaaaggggcaatgaagtacaaattaaactttcatgattcagacagagcatgcaaatttagtcaacatttaatattttactcctattatcatattttcttccttctcttggtatctttatttgagaagcaagaatgtaaagcttaagagccagacaatatttgtttcagaacctgggttgctgttgcttattgggtggctaaatgtagccaccaatcacgagcgctagccagggttctgaacaaaaaatgcaaagtctccatagcttacattcctactttttcagaaaaagataccaagagaacaaagaaatatttataatagtagtacattagagagttgcttaaaattgctgctctatctgaatcatgaaataaaaaaattgggtttactatcactttaagttactgtgcaaattagactttgaaccatgtaaaacattacttgtactaatcctacctaggtatgttttccactgatgcttgaacacaattgattactaaacatatataatatatgaacattctatattctgtattacacatgtgtatgattacatttatattttaaaaaacaaagccgatatatatttctgatgttaacatatatttgttagaaataaaacatttattacatatgatatttaatattcaccttcatggacctcttcagctggcactgatgtgtccattgtccccttacatccgtaaacagattcatctgagatgacattggccatcatctcctcccatgaccttaggtgtatcctcttgctaggaccaccacctgtcccacgtgcatatttggcctgctgtgccagcttagctttggtttccctcctgcagtcatgatagcggtgtttaatgctggcaatagaacgattacgtcctaagcagctgactgccactcgaatctcctcccacagcttattccggacagccggcctcaggttagggttctccagctgagctgccctctccaagtatgcctcaacaagagcctccttctcctcctcagagtacctctcctctctaagcctgcccttcacacctgaagggccagcagacacagactctccctcctgtgactggggaccagccctctctacctcctctgtccctgcaggctgtgacaggctaccaccagccccacccccagttgccacagtctgccccactttcccttttctttttgtgcctagctgaggctgactcctcctcactcctcccacctccattcctcttccaccctctctccttccctcctctgccagggtttgaggaaggacaaatcctccacccaaacctcggcccctattcctgcccatactactccctacttcccccctccccctccctctatccaccctcaccactgccctccccctagccaccccctccccaactccactaggcctatccatccctttctccttcctccctaactctaacctaacactaaagtccctagcttacctaactacactaagtcacctaactaaaccctatattaaatagccccaaaactaactacctaacctatctagaccctaactatctctattctatatccctcaaaataaaaataaaatgtgggggtgaaaataaacaaagggatgtaaatgaaaaaggaaaaactaaggaggattagaacaaaattatagacaaataataagggatgcaaatgaagaaaggggtgagctatatagtcaaatgaaacaaaaaatatgggatgtaaaaaataaataggatgtgaaaaatgtatatatattaaaaaaaaagttatatagtgaggaagggaaaggtagtcaaaggggggatgggaagtggaataaggggattaatgaaaggagtaataaaggaagatggggatatgggggttaatgaaaaaaaatatgtgaatgtgtttgtatcaaataaaagtgtgtatgtgtgtgtgtgtgtatttgtgtgtataaactaatgtgtgttaattaactaatgtatggatgtgtgtgtgtgttcctaatattatatgaggcctacaataagaatatatgaaaatcaaatatcaaactctccactaactctcaaacaactctcaaaaacccaaaactcctaccaacgcaactagctcccgtgtctttctctctagaggcgatcacaggtaaagagcgcaggcgcaaaccgttattcttatagacagaggtcgggttaccatggcaatgcacttgttatggcgcgcttttcgacaaatccgacatcggttggcaacgcaaacttacgtacggccgaaaagagcgactgcgcgcaacacgctaatcttttcaatgg from Bombina bombina isolate aBomBom1 chromosome 2, aBomBom1.pri, whole genome shotgun sequence harbors:
- the LOC128648934 gene encoding putative nuclease HARBI1, with protein sequence MRILNVVAGFPGSSHDAYILRNSGVWRLFETNQMPEGHLLADSAYPLKKWIWTPLKENQVVGPAELRYNEAHIRTRAIIERLFGVLKMRFRCLDRSGGDLQFSPEKAIKIIVACCCLHNMAQEHGMLNDLLPTPQPPGEIFEPDVINHPQPLNAHLERSATIQEFFSD